The genomic interval ctgggttaagtgcacatagtacaaagctctagaaatggcacaaggatcctagtctgagcccccggctccccacctgctggatggttgctttacaagtggtgaagcacgtctgccggtgtctatctttctctctccctctgtcttgtccttctctctctctgtcctatccaatgacaatggggaaaaaatggccaccaggagcagtggattcgtagtgctggcaccgagccccagagataatcctggaggcaaaaaatttataattaattaattaaaatgtttaaagagatggatccaggtggtagtgcatcaggttaagcacacatggtgtgaagcacaaggactgttgtaagatcccagttcgagctcccagctccccacctgcaggggggtcactttgcaagtggtaaagcaggtctgcaggtgtctgtctttctctccccgtttcccccacccctcaagttctctctgtcctattcaataatgacagcaataacaacaacagtaataacaacgataagcaacaagggcaacagaaggaaaaagaaatagcctccaggagcagtggattcatagtgcaggcccagagccccagcgataaccctggaggcaataataataacaacaacaacaacaacagcgttTAAAGAAGagaagccagggaggtggcttggTGAGCAAAGCAAAGAACCTGCATGTGTGGGGGCTCCTCACCAAAATTAAGATGCATCAATCACAGAATTTCTCCATTTTACTAATAGCATCCAATACAGAGCAAGTCCCACTTCCCAAGACCCTCCCACAAAATACTCACAAAGGCCAAAATCTCTAACaagggtattattatttttttttattaacaaccagagtacttctcatctctgacttatgatggtggtgatgggattgaacctgggacctctaaacCTTAGGCATGAAGTGTTTGCATGAAGAGGTAGCATGATGCACAGGCATCATGCTACCTCTCTGGCACATAGTCTAAGACATTCTGCCCATAGTATGAGCTTTCTCTCACtgcaacaaataaataacccAGCTCGTCAACTACATATGTGTTCCTGGTAGTCTCTGGCATAAAGACAATGTCACATACTTAACCAGAAAAACCTGAAAACAGAATAAACAAGCTTAAAAGCCCCAAAATGAATTTGGAAATCAAGGGTATTCATAGAATATCAAAGAAATTCCCAGGGGCCAAGAGGTAGTGCATCAGGTAAGGCATacctggtgtgaagcacaaggaccactataaagatctcggttcgagcccccagctccccatctgcagaggggtcacttcactagtagtgaagctggtctgcaagtgtctatctttctctcccagtcttcccctcctctctcgatttctgccctatccaacaacaataacaacagcaacaaaatggaaaaaagggcctccaggagcagtggattcgtagtgcaggcaccaagccccagcgataaccctggagggaaaaaaaaaaatctccaaatagaaagaaatgaaaagacacacCATcatgttttacacacacacacacactcacacacacactcacacacacacacactcacacacacacacacacactcacacacacacacactcacacacacacacacacacacacacacacacacacgaagaaaTGTCTACTTCTGGCTCTTGACCACTCACTTTATAAGTCCAACAATCAAATAAGACCATCCATAAAATACAGATTACATAAATTATATCCTGGCATGGCAAAATAAAGTGGCTTATAAAGCTGTGCTTTGTTTACTCATAACATCAATtggtttgttgctgctgttataaCTACAGTACTAAATCCCTGAGCTAAAGAGCTCAATttaggtggtgcacccagtaaaaaGCACCATCAACAGGCATGAGGCTCAagaccgggtccccacctgcagggaggatgcttcatgaaaagcagtgctgcaggtgtctctcgtcctctgtccttccccctccctctcccttctcttgccACTTCATATCTTTAATAAGAAAGGGGGGGGTGAGCAcccagagcagtggactcattgcTCAGTTATCAAGTCTCaacaataatgctggtggcaataaaaaagatgtgAAAACAAATTTGAGAacataaaaacaatttttgaagAGGTTAAATTTATTCCTATACTGATTCATGAATATCTAGCTAAGAAGGGAAATCCATGCTTGATATGTACATAGGAAATTATATTCAATCTGATTTAAACTCTCATAACCCATGTTCTTAAATTTGGTGTCTATTTTAGGAGAATGGcagaattatttaaaataaataattaaaatttcacCTTTTGAAAAGTTCAATTACTTTTTGCCTTActattttttaacattatttattggtagatacatagagaaaccaagaggggtgagggaggtagggagagggagagagagagacagagagagacagacagacagacagacagacagacaaaggcacttgcagcactgcttcaccacttgtgaagctttcccctgcaagtgagaactagggggcttgaacccagatccttgcacattatatgtgcgctcaaccaggtgcaccaccaccttgcccccttACCTTACTAATATAGTTTAAAGCTCTTATGAAATTTCTTGTTCCTAAAGTTCTAAAGTTAATCCGGAGAGAAATGTGCTGAGCCAAAGTGAACTGACTAAAACATTTACTGTCTTCAGACTATCTCCACTTGCATTGTTAGTGATGAGGGTCCTAAGCAGGCAGAGTAACTATGGAAATTAAGGACTCTATACCTCATATCCAACATAAACAGATGATATAGCTTGGAGCAGAATTAGGTAGGTGTGGTAGTATACATCTGAAAAAGTGTGAGCACCAACTCTTAAAATACACTGTGCTAAAAACCAATGgtgaattaattttattaaaagcaACTTAAAAGTCATGTCAATACATTATGAATGTTTTCTTAGTTGAGAATCAGGAAAATAAGTTGACCTATTGGAGCACAAAATTTCATGCCTGTGATCCTAGAGGACACAGGTTTAATCTCTAGTATCTCTGAACAGTGCACAGGctacctcctctttctcttcctctagcatcacccccccccattctctcataagaaataaatacttttaaaagatagTACCAGCTCAGACTACCATCCCagtgattaaaatattttaataataaattgaTGTTTTCCAAGTTTCAAATTCTTTCTCATtccctgaggttctaaggtctgtaagttttgttttaaataaatgaaacaagcacCCAAGAGAGTTTCCCAGAAGTCCTTAACTTTGTAACTTTGATTAGGTACTTCCAATTCTAACTTTCTgtaaaagcaacaataataattaacctTTTTCTACACCACAGTCCCAAGAGCCATTCTAAAAGTgaacaaaaaaaatcattaaaaatcagGTTAATTTAGTTGTAATCACATTAATGTAGACAAGGTAATGTTCTCTGGAACAGATAAATAATGCGGATATACCTGAAATGCAGACATAATATGTTGGGGTAGTAAACAGGAATGCCTAGACAAAATGATTAGAGATATTTCAATGAATACAAATATGATTATATCTAACAGTCAGGATCATTACAGAACACTCTATCTAGTACCTCaagaaaaattgatttaatattaTTGGGCAAAAACTtgataagatctttaaaaatattttagaaccaGCCTGGTTCACATGTCCTTGAAGGTCTCTTCTAATCTTACATTCCATGGCTTTCAAGTTTCAAGTTTCGGGATGGATCCATAAACAAGGCAGAAAACTAACTGAATAGGAAAAACcaaaccaaatataaaagtagagATGCTTTTAGTCATTTTGGATTTTGTTAGCTTGCTTGTGTTTAACTGATTTTCACTGAGGAGGACCCATTCTTAATCTGTTGTGCCTCACTTCTTTATTCATCCACCTATCCATAATATTTTGCACCCTCGTAGCAAAAATATGATCCAGAATACATACTACTGGGAACTCGGGGCAATGCAGTTTAAGATATACTAGatgtgtaaaataaaatattaaatagtaaCAAAATACCTGGACTTAATATAAGTGTATGCCAAGATTTAACTCCCTTCCTGAATCCCCATAAAGCCAAGAAAAAAAACTAGGGAAAACAACAATACGTCATAAaagaacacttcttttttttttactttcaaagtAAGAAGGATAAAACATCTAAATAAAAACTGAATAAACCATTTAATAtggctttataaaatggaaggaatGTAGTGTAAAGAGATGTAGACTAACAGAGACGTCTATAAACTCAAAACTGaagcaataatttttaaaaattgttttaaaatatttatttattcccttttgttgcccttgttgttttattgttgtagttactgatgtcgttgttgttggataaaacagagagaaatggagagaagaagggaagacaaagagggggagagaaagacagacaactgcagacctgcttcactgcctgtgaagcgactcccctgcaggtggggagccggggctcgaactaggatccttataccggtccttgtactttgctttgcgccacttgcatttaacccgctgcgctaccacccaactcccgcaaTAAAAGATCATTTTAAATAGTGGGTCCAATGTTTGAGCTGCTTATTTAAGTGAAGAAAGTAGCACCTGTTCTTCAGTCACTGTAAGTATTTTAGGTAATCATTTATGCTTACATGTTAAATATCTAGTCTCATTAAATGTTTAcatattataaattaaaatttaattattgcTCTACCAAAAATGTTCATGATGGAAGATGTCAAGTATTATAGCCTTATCATAAAATGTAAATTGATGTAGGTTTTTATACTTGTTGTTGAATTATAACCTAAGGGTTTCAGATATGCATAACTAAATAATTACATATTGGTCACATGTGTAAACTAATCATTGCAACTTAAAACCAAAAGATTAACCACAAAATAATATATCAAAGGACAGAACTTCAAGTTAATCATATAGCCAAATAGTAGATGTTCTATAAAGTTTAGTAGGATTTGTAATTTAaactgagggggccaggcagtggcatactcagttaaacacatattaccatgcacaaggacctaagttcaacccccactccccacctgaagaggggctcttaacaagcagtgaagccagtctgcaggtgcctgcagtacaattcgactgctcctgaaagccttcccccccacacacactggatagaacagagaatttgaggagaagatagagagggagagaaagaaatagcttcagacttgcttcaccacttgtgaagcaacccccctacaggtagggagccgggggctcaaactgggatccttgtaggGGTCCCTTTGCTACATATTATGTGATTAACACAGTGTGCTACTATCCTGCCCTCCCTGACTggattcttctccttccttccttccttccttccttccttccttccttccttccttcctcccttcctttctttcttctaccctctctccttctctctctcttctttctaattagtgatttaataatgatcgataagattgtggaataagatgggtacagttcccaccaccagaattccatataccctccccttcACTGTAAGGGTCCctagtctctatccctctgggagtatgaaccaaagatttttatggggagcagaaagtggaaggtctggcttctgtaattgcttctctgctggacatgggtgttgacaagttgacCCGTACCCcgagcctatttctgtctttccctagtggggtaagggctCTGTGGAGATGGAGTTGCAGGATACTTGGTGAGgtggtcttcccagggaagtcaggttggcctcatggtagcatctgcaactttgtgactgaaaagcactaagatataaagcataaaaaaTTGTATAattgtaacagcagcaaatgctggagagggtgtggggtcaaaagaaccctcctgcactgttggtgggaatgtcaattggtccaacctctgtggagaacagtctggagaactctcagaaggctagaaatggacctactctatgatcctgcaattcctctcctggggatagatcctaaggaacccaacacacccatccaaaaagatctgtgtacacatatgttcttggcagcacaatttgtaatagccaaaacctggaagcaacccaggtgtccaacaacagatgagtggctgagcaagttgtggtctatatatacaatggaatactactcagctataaaaaatggtgactccactgttttcagccgatcttggatggaccttgaaagattcatgttaagtgaaataagtcagaaacagaaggatgaatatgggatgatctcactctcaggcagaagttgaaaaacaagatcagaagagaaaacacaagtagaacctgaactggaattgctgtattgcaccaaagtaaaagactctggggtgggtgggtggggagaatacagatccaaggatgacagaggacctagtgggggttgaattgttatatgaaaaactgggaaatgttatacatgtacaaactattatatttactgttgaatgtaaaacattaatttcccagtaaagaaattttttaaaaatcatataattatcaggaatctaaaggtaaaaatacagtggatgagatttggggcctttatgttggaagaagctaggaagtctatttttggtatactctgaggggcccttgactttactcATTGTTGCCTgaaccccacagctaacatgcaggtgggctgaaaatatagtttgggaatatggtgtcagactTGGTaataaagactagaaagctggatcaaggcagagagtaggtctcaaatatgggaaaagcatataaatcccattaactgtaaaccccatcaatctgacctagggcccatgtctattcatattcagtacaggaacctgtgtaacctctgcatccctgtgggtctgaactcgcattccaaggtcacagctaggaacattcttggctgcactcatttcaagaccagtcttccttgagtggcagagtatattgacccagcctccctttgtagaGTGGggaagtttctaccactgttgtgatatattgaggacaaggtcctgtagaggcccacaatagagtccatgatgttgttcctaatgaagatgaccagtgatggtagagagaaggactattagaggtctaggcccattatatcgaTGTGGGAGCCCTAGGATAACCTAATAGtggccaaaagggccatcattaaagtgtgctggtctcttgaccttatccagtttttgtatcCTTACtgtatctgacagggttagagtcagaatgattgagggaagtgaaataggaagtaggtgaggagggtatctaggtcaatCAGAAAATATGATTGGGGGTTGGCCAGTGGCACGCTAAACAcatatgacacaaagcacaaggaccagcataaggatcccagttcaagcccccagatccccacctgccggggggtcacttcacaagcaatgaagcaggtctgcaagtatctatcttcccccttttctgtcttccccatctcttctgattttctctctgtcctatccaacaacaacaaacaagaacaccaccaaaaatggaaaaaagaaaaaaatatatgattaaGTACTTAGGATCTGATTGGATTCTAAACTGTCTCTAACTAAACTGGGAAAACAGTAGGTCATAGGATATGAAAGAGAAGGGAAGCAGTACTGTGTAAAAGGAATACAATCAAAGACTAGAGCTTTAgggggctggcagtagtgcacctggttaagcacacacagtatgaagcgcaaggaactgctcaagaatcccagtttgagccccaggctccccacctgcaggggcgtcacttcacaagtggtgaagcagatctgcaggtatctctctgtttcctctatctttccctctcctctcaatttctttctgtcctataaaaaaaaaaaaaatccaaaaattggctacaggagcaatggattcataatgcaggtacccagccccagcgataatagaCTAGAGCTTTATGAGACTACAGACAGAATCTCAATCAAAACATTACATAAGACAATACTGAGGTTAGAAGTCACACAATTTACTCAAGATTCAACATTTACTAGGGTCAGAGACAAGTAGGGGAAAAATCACATTTAACTCTTCATACAAAGTTTTTACTAGCCTATTCTATCATGGATgctgagagagggaaggaaaaaaaaaaaaacctacttcaaCTCATTTCCATGCCTTCAtccttctggtttttgttttattttgttttttcatagCTGTGCTGCCCAGTAAGTCTTCTATGTATGGACATGCAGAATCAGACCAGAGTGACTGAATTTATCCTGACCGCATTCCCAGTTCTCCGTAAGCTTCAGATTTCCCTGTTTGTGacccttttctttatttacacACTTACTCTCACGGGAAACACTGTCATCATTTCCTTGATTTGGGCTGATCATCGCCTTCAAACTCCTATGTACTTTTTTCTCAGTAATCTGTCAATTTTGGACATTTTATATACTACCTCAGTTACCCCAAAACTCTTAGCCTGTCTTTTAGAGGTCAGGAAGATCATCTCATTTGCAGGCTGCATCACCCaaacctatttctttttcttcctggggACAGTGGAGTTCATCCTCCTGGCAGTGATGTCCTTCGACCGCTACGTGGCCATCTGCAACCCCCTGCGCTACACCACCATCATGAGCAGCAGGGTCTGCCTCCTGCtggtgctgggctgctgggtggGGGCCTTCCTCTCGGTGCTGTGCCCGACTATTGTGGTGTCCAGGCTGCCTTTCTGTTCCGAGGAAATCAATCACTTCTTCTGTGACATTGCCCCTCTGCTGCAGGCGGCCTGCATCGACACTCACTTCATTGAAATGATAAACTTCCTCTTATCTTCCCTTGTCCTCCTGACATCCCTGGTGCTCACCACAGTGTCCTACACCTACATCATCTCCACCATCCTGCGCATCCCCTCCGCCCAGGGTCGCCAGAAAGCCTTCTCCACCTGCGCGTCTCACATCACCGTGGTCTCCATCGCCTACGGCAGCAACATCTTCATGTATGTGAGGCCCAGTCAGAGTCACTCACTGGACTTTGACAAGGTGGCAGCTGTCCTCACCACAATGGTCACACCTCTGCTGAACCCCTTTATTTACAGTTTGAGGAATGAAAAGGTGAAGGAAGTTTTGAGAGAAGCAATCATCAAGATTATGTCCTTATTGCATAAGAGAGCATGAAACTTAGTGACATTTATTTGCTGATAAGTTAACTCCAACTCTTGAATCAACGTGGTGAAAGGCTTCATTTTATGATGACCATAAAATCAGTATGGACAAGATGAAAAGAAGTCACTCCACATCAAAAGTGAAGCAGTATAGTCagggtccagaggagatgactcaTCCAGAGAGAAAACATGCGAAATTCTATTGTTGGACCACCTTACTCACAGAATGCCATGGATTGATAAAAAATACTGATGTCAGAAAAATTCCATTTTAAGCCTGACTCTACCCTTTTTATCAGACGGTGACCTATCTGAATCTTGGTTATCTCATCTACAAAGTGAGAGAAATAGTGTGTGCctttccatcttctttttgttACTGGAGACTTGGCGTAGACAATCTAAGTAATGCAAAATATCTGACCGAAAGCAAACACcttttttttagttgccaccgTTATCGCTGGTTCTTGAGGCCTGcactggtccccgcctgcagggagaaagctttacgagtggtgaagtagtgttgcaggtgtctctctatctcctctcttcatttccagctgtctctagccaataaataaataaagatagggagctgggtgggagcacagcgggttaagtgcacacggcataaagcgcaagggctggcgtaaggatcctggttcaagcccccagctccccacctgcaggggagtcgctccacaaggagtgaagcaggtctgcaggtgtctgtctttctctcctctctgtcttcccctcctctctcgatttctctctgtcctatccaacaacaacaacagcaatgacaacaataacatctgcaagcacaacaacaagggcaacaaaaaaaatggggaaaatgacctccaggagcagtgtatttgtagtgcaggcaccgagcccagcgataaacctgaaggcaaaataataataataaaaataaataaataaatataattttttaaaaagaaaaaaaaagggagatagacacctgcagacctacttcatcactcctaaagcttttgccttcaaggtggggagtggaggttcaaacccagatccttgtgcatggtaatataggcTCttcactgggtgtaccaccaccccacGCCAGGAGagcacttatttccttttttttttctttttgcctccagggttattgctggggtgtggtgcctgcactaggaatccactgctccagaggctatttttcccattttgttgcccttgatgtagttattgttattgttgcagctgttgttgctgttggataggacagagaacttgagagagaaggggaagacagagagggggagagaaagacagtagggaccctctgcaggtggggagccaggggctcatccTTAGgctgggccttgcactttgcgccatgtgcgcttaaccctctgctctactgcccaaacCCCGGGAGAGCACATTTTACAagttattttttgtaattttctaTTTAATTCCAGATATACAGGCAGAAAAGGGGATGATTGGGAGGAGGAGCAGGACGAGttagagaaggaggcagaggaggataCACAAACTGCTCTGCCATCTGTGGGGCTTCATCTGCTGTCCaagtgctcccaggtggtgctggagcCAAACCCTGAGCTTCATTCATTCTAAGATGTGGACCCTACCACATGGTTATCTCCCGAGCCCTAGTTTAGATCTCTTCAGATATTACAAGATGACCAGTTTTGTGTCTGGCAGTGAATAACAAAAcattacacacacaaaaaaaaaaagcaggggtaatggttatgcaaagagacctcatgcctgaagttccggagtcctgggttcaaaccctcacatcaccataagccagagctgattagtgctctggtaaaagaaaaaataaaacagtaaagtaAGTCATAGATCTTAGTTTGTGCATCTAAATATATGTCAGCTAATCTCTTAACAGCCTTGAGAAGTTGGTTTCacttaaaaagcaaaaaactGAGGTTCACAGGTTAATTATATTACCCTAAGCCTCCGCCACTAGTGAGCGGCAGGAATGAGAGCGCTGAGCCCCAGTCTCAGCTCACCACAGCAGGCAACTTTGGAGAGGAGTTTTGGAGAGGAAGCAGAAACTAACCTGGAAGATACACACATTTCCCAGTACCTAAAATTCTCCCTGCCCGCCCTCACAGCCTGGCACATCTGATCAGGGCATACCAGACTGTGAGACCACTGCTTCGAGAgagatatatattataataatgatgatatatatatgcaataatGATTCAGGGGCATGTAGAACTGGCCATGAGTCCACGCCGATCATCTGACAGGTGCAGGGGCTGaactggtgcacttggttaagtgcacacattaaagtgcacaaggacccaggttcaagcccctggtccccacgtgcaggaggaaagcttcacaagtggtgaagcaaggggtgccggtgtttgtctctttccctctctagttccccttacctctcaatttctgtctgtctctatccaataatacaaatAAGCCaaaatctgatttaaaaaaaaaattctcttctgcaacccacaatgaccctgggtccatgctcccagagggatagagaatgggaaagctatcgggggagggggtgggatatggagattgggtggtgggaattgtgtggagttgtacccctcctaccctatggttttgttaattaatcctttcttaaataaaaaatttaaaaaaacctcacCAAGGCTCAGGCAGGAAACTGCTTATTCTGCGGTGGACCCGGGCCGGCACAGGCCACAGGAGACGGAGCCCCGAGCGCTATGGTGCCGCCCTTGTACAGACTTTCAACTTCCCACCGTCACTCTCAGCAACCAGCTTCACAGGGGCCCTGTGTGTGTGCAGAGAGTGCACCTTGTTTGGCTTGCCACTCTGGGACACAAGGAGCAGATTCTAAGGCCCCCGACCAAGGCCCGCTGGGTGACAGCGGGAGAAAGCTCCGCGCGGGCCGGCAGGCGGGGCAAACTGCCGCCCACCGCTTCTAAGAAGTCAgtgctgggggccgggcggtagcgcagcaggttaagctacatggcgcagggaccggcttgaggaccccggttcgagcccccggctccccacctgcaggggagtcgcttcacaggcggtgaggcaggtctgcaggcgtctgtctttctctcccgctctctgtcttcccctcctctctccatttctctctgccctatccaacaatgtcgaccgcaataataataaccacaacaacgataaaacaagggtaataaaagggaaaagaaaaaaaaaaaaaaagcacattctCCAAAAGCAATGGATTCgcggtgcaggcactgggccccagcaataaccctggaggcaaaaaaaaagttagcctttgtttttatctttaaaagCTGAGGCTCGCTTGCGTCACGACACACGGGGCAGGCTGAGCAGGCAGAGGGAAGGGCCGCAG from Erinaceus europaeus chromosome 20, mEriEur2.1, whole genome shotgun sequence carries:
- the LOC103118764 gene encoding olfactory receptor 6M1-like, producing MDMQNQTRVTEFILTAFPVLRKLQISLFVTLFFIYTLTLTGNTVIISLIWADHRLQTPMYFFLSNLSILDILYTTSVTPKLLACLLEVRKIISFAGCITQTYFFFFLGTVEFILLAVMSFDRYVAICNPLRYTTIMSSRVCLLLVLGCWVGAFLSVLCPTIVVSRLPFCSEEINHFFCDIAPLLQAACIDTHFIEMINFLLSSLVLLTSLVLTTVSYTYIISTILRIPSAQGRQKAFSTCASHITVVSIAYGSNIFMYVRPSQSHSLDFDKVAAVLTTMVTPLLNPFIYSLRNEKVKEVLREAIIKIMSLLHKRA